Proteins found in one Macaca nemestrina isolate mMacNem1 chromosome 4, mMacNem.hap1, whole genome shotgun sequence genomic segment:
- the LOC105474898 gene encoding diamine oxidase [copper-containing], which produces MERETPALGWAVAAMLMLQTAVAEPSLGTLHRKAGVFSDLSNQELKAVHSFLWSKKELRLQPSRAPTMTKNTVFLIEMLLPKKHHVLRFLDKGERQPVREARAVIFFGDQEHPNITEFAVGPLPGPRYLRALSPRPGHQSSWASRPVSTAEYALLSHTLQEATKPLHQFFLNTTGFSFQDCHDRCLAFTDVAPRGMASGQRRSWLIIQRYVEGYFLHPTGLELLVDHGSTDARHWAVEQVWYNGKFYGSPEELARKYADGEVDVVVLEDPLPRGKGHESTEEPHLFSSYKPRGDFPSPIHVSGPRFVQPHGPRFRLEGNAVLYGGWSFAFRLRSSSGLQVLNVHFGGERIAYEVSVQEAVALYGGHTPAGMQTKYLDVGYGLGSVTHELAPGIDCPETATYLDTFHYYDTDDPVHYPRALCLFEMPTGVPLRRHFNSNFKGGFNFYAGLKGQVLVLRTTSTVYNYDYIWDFIFYPNGVMEAKMHATGYVHATFYTPEGLRHGTRLHTHLIGNIHTHLVHYRVDLDVAGTKNSFQTLQMKLENITNPWSPRHRVVQPTLEQTRYSRERQAAFRFKRKLPRYLLFTSPQENPWGHKRSYRLQIHSMADQVLPPGWQEEQAITWARYPLAVTKYRESELCSSSIYHQNDPWDPPVVFEKFLHNNENIENEDLVAWVTVGFLHIPHSEDIPNTATPGNSVGFLLRPFNFFPEDPSLASRDTVIVWPRDNGPNHVQRWIPEDRDCSMPPPFSYNGTYRPV; this is translated from the exons ATGGAGCGAGAGACGCCCGCCCTGGGCTGGGCCGTGGCTGCCATGCTGATGCTGCAGACGGCCGTGGCCGAGCCCTCCCTGGGAACTCTGCACAGGAAGGCAGGGGTGTTTTCAGACCTGAGCAACCAAGAGCTGAAAGCAGTGCACAGCTTCCTCTGGTCCAAGAAGGAGCTGAGGCTGCAGCCCTCTAGGGCCCCCACCATGACCAAGAACACTGTGTTTCTCATCGAGATGCTGCTGCCCAAGAAGCACCATGTGCTGAGGTTTCTGGATAAAGGCGAAAGGCAGCCTGTGCGGGAAGCCCGTGCCGTCATCTTCTTTGGTGACCAGGAGCACCCAAATATCACTGAGTTTGCTGTGGGGCCCCTGCCAGGGCCCCGCTACCTGCGAGCACTGTCCCCCAGGCCTGGGCACCAGTCCTCCTGGGCATCGAGGCCCGTCTCCACAGCAGAGTATGCCCTCCTCAGCCACACCCTGCAGGAAGCCACCAAGCCCCTGCATCAGTTCTTCCTCAATACCACAGGCTTCTCATTCCAAGACTGCCATGACAGATGCCTGGCCTTCACCGACGTGGCCCCCCGGGGCATGGCTTCTGGCCAGCGCCGCAGTTGGCTCATCATACAGCGCTATGTAGAAGGCTACTTTCTGCACCCCACTGGGCTGGAGCTCCTCGTGGATCATGGGAGCACAGATGCCCGGCACTGGGCCGTGGAGCAGGTGTGGTACAACGGGAAGTTCTATGGGAGCCCAGAGGAACTGGCTCGGAAGTATGCAGATGGAGAGGTGGACGTGGTGGTCCTGGAGGACCCACTGCCTAGGGGCAAGGGGCATGAGAGCACAGAGGAGCCGCACCTCTTCTCCTCCTACAAGCCCCGCGGGGACTTCCCCAGCCCCATCCATGTGAGTGGCCCCCGCTTTGTCCAGCCCCACGGCCCTCGcttcaggctggagggcaatgctGTGCTCTATGGGGGTTGGAGCTTTGCCTTCCGGCTGCGCTCCTCCTCCGGGCTACAGGTCCTGAACGTGCACTTTGGTGGAGAGCGCATTGCCTATGAGGTCAGCGTGCAAGAGGCAGTGGCCCTGTATGGAGGACACACACCTGCAGGCATGCAGACCAAGTACCTTGATGTGGGCTATGGCCTGGGCAGCGTCACTCATGAGTTAGCCCCCGGCATCGACTGCCCGGAGACTGCCACCTACCTGGACACCTTCCACTACTACGACACCGATGACCCGGTCCATTATCCCCGAGCCCTCTGCCTCTTTGAAATGCCCACAGGGGTGCCCCTTCGGCGGCACTTTAATTCCAACTTTAAAGGTGGCTTCAACTTCTATGCCGGGCTGAAGGGCCAGGTGCTGGTGCTGCGGACAACTTCAACTGTCTACAATTATGATTACATTTGGGACTTCATCTTCTACCCCAACGGGGTGATGGAGGCCAAGATGCATGCCACTGGCTACGTCCACGCCACCTTCTACACTCCTGAGGGGCTGCGCCACGGCACTCGCCTGCACACCCACCTGATTGGCAACATACACACTCACTTGGTGCACTACCGCGTTGACCTGGATGTAGCAG GCACCAAGAACAGCTTCCAGACACTGCAGATGAAGCTAGAAAATATCACCAACCCCTGGAGCCCGAGACACCGCGTTGTCCAGCCGACCCTGGAGCAGACGCGGTACTCCCGGGAACGCCAGGCGGCCTTCCGCTTCAAAAGGAAGCTGCCCCGGTACCTGCTCTTCACCAGCCCCCAGGAGAACCCCTGGGGCCACAAGCGCAGCTACCGCCTGCAGATCCACTCCATGGCTGACCAGGTGCTGCCCCCAGGCTGGCAGGAGGAGCAGGCCATCACCTGGGCAAG GTACCCCCTGGCAGTGACCAAGTACCGGGAGTCAGAGCTGTGCAGCAGCAGCATCTACCACCAGAACGACCCCTGGGACCCGCCCGTGGTCTTTGAGAAGTTTCTTCACAACAATGAGAACATTGAAAATGAG GACCTGGTGGCCTGGGTGACGGTGGGCTTCCTGCACATCCCCCACTCAGAGGACATTCCCAACACAGCCACACCTGGGAACTCCGTGGGCTTCCTGCTCCGGCCATTCAACTTCTTCCCAGAGGACCCCTCCCTGGCATCCAGAGACACTGTGATCGTGTGGCCTCGGGACAACGGCCCCAACCACGTCCAGCGCTGGATCCCTGAGGACAGGGACTGCTCGATGCCTCCCCCTTTTAGCTACAATGGGACCTACAGACCCGTGTGA